A genomic window from Deinococcus aetherius includes:
- a CDS encoding peptidoglycan DD-metalloendopeptidase family protein: MRAKLLLILALLGGGRVGAATVTVQRGDTLTRLAVRHGTTAQALVKANPGLRQGALMAGTRLTLPSPPAPVWTVRRGDTLSLIARRQGTTLAALLAANPGLDAQQPLLVGQRLTLPSRGAVTRQPSAATVRAASIRVTAVMPVQGRLTTSFSDTHPSIDLAAPTSTPVRAARPGVVTESSFDGRSGWGWTVLVDHGDGMTTRYSHNSANLVRVGARVEAGQVIARVGSTGNSTGPHLDYRVTVQGAPVDPFSLY, encoded by the coding sequence ATGCGAGCAAAATTACTTTTGATCCTTGCCCTGCTGGGGGGCGGCCGCGTGGGTGCCGCCACGGTCACGGTGCAGCGTGGCGACACCCTGACCCGACTCGCGGTGCGGCACGGCACCACCGCCCAGGCCCTCGTAAAGGCGAATCCCGGTTTGCGGCAGGGCGCCCTCATGGCCGGGACGCGCCTGACTCTGCCTTCCCCCCCTGCTCCCGTGTGGACGGTCCGGCGGGGAGACACGCTGTCCCTGATCGCGCGGCGTCAAGGGACGACCCTTGCGGCGCTCCTCGCAGCGAATCCCGGCCTCGACGCCCAGCAACCACTGCTTGTCGGCCAGCGCCTGACTTTGCCCTCCCGGGGAGCAGTCACGCGCCAGCCAAGTGCCGCCACCGTGCGCGCGGCGTCCATCCGCGTGACGGCCGTGATGCCGGTGCAGGGCCGGCTCACCACGTCCTTCAGTGACACCCACCCGAGCATCGACCTGGCGGCGCCGACCAGCACGCCCGTTCGGGCCGCCCGCCCCGGTGTGGTGACCGAGTCCTCCTTTGACGGCCGCAGCGGCTGGGGGTGGACGGTGCTGGTGGACCACGGGGACGGCATGACGACCCGTTACAGTCACAACAGCGCCAACCTGGTCCGGGTCGGAGCACGTGTGGAAGCCGGGCAGGTGATCGCGCGGGTGGGGAGCACCGGCAACAGCACCGGTCCCCACCTCGATTACCGCGTGACGGTCCAGGGGGCGCCGGTCGACCCGTTCAGTTTGTACTGA
- a CDS encoding DUF305 domain-containing protein, with protein sequence MKRNPILIVGTAAVLAGVALAQGSMSGMDHSQMSGSSMSGMTMKMDMSGLEKLSGKAFDRAFLSMMVPHHQTAVDMARAVLPVGKDAAVKTWANAIIKDQTREISQMNTLLKTYGGSDQAMANMMKTSMSGMADMVKQAKNPDVAFVQGMLPHHSSAIDMAQLALAKSSDARVLKLARGIVTAQAGEMYDFRLWLNKRGA encoded by the coding sequence CCTCGCGCAGGGCAGCATGAGCGGCATGGACCATAGTCAGATGTCTGGCAGCAGCATGTCCGGCATGACCATGAAGATGGACATGAGCGGCCTGGAGAAGCTCAGCGGCAAGGCCTTCGACCGGGCCTTCCTCAGCATGATGGTCCCGCACCACCAGACGGCGGTCGATATGGCGCGGGCCGTGCTGCCGGTGGGCAAGGACGCCGCGGTGAAGACCTGGGCGAACGCGATCATCAAGGACCAGACTCGTGAAATCAGCCAGATGAACACGCTGCTGAAAACCTACGGCGGCAGCGACCAGGCGATGGCGAACATGATGAAGACCAGCATGAGCGGCATGGCCGACATGGTGAAACAGGCGAAGAATCCCGATGTGGCCTTTGTGCAGGGCATGCTCCCCCACCACTCGTCCGCCATCGACATGGCGCAGCTTGCCCTGGCGAAGAGCAGCGACGCCCGCGTCCTCAAGCTGGCCCGCGGCATCGTCACGGCCCAGGCCGGAGAGATGTACGACTTCCGCCTGTGGCTGAACAAGCGCGGCGCGTAA